From one Lycium barbarum isolate Lr01 chromosome 6, ASM1917538v2, whole genome shotgun sequence genomic stretch:
- the LOC132643759 gene encoding telomere repeat-binding factor 1-like isoform X2, with protein sequence MGAPKQKWTSEEEAALKAGILKHGPGKWRTILKDPEFSGVLCLRSNVDLKDKWRNMTVMANGWGSREQGRLSVKRMKAPKQDGSPVTDTTAAESDEEAAEARPAATSSGSPQIHGSKRSMIRLDNLIMEAISSLKEPGGSNKTTIAEYIEDQYWAPPNFKRLLSGKLKYLTATGKLIKMKRKYKIVPTSTPSDSRRNPSITLLDSRQRIFSKIDRDDTNVFSTSQIDLELAKMRNMTPQEAAAAAAQAVAEAEAAIADAEEADREAEAAEADAEAAEAFSVAAKKTLHGRSAPRMMIHA encoded by the exons ATGGGTGCACCTAAGCAGAAGTGGACTTCAGAAGAAGAAGCTGCTCTTAAAGCTGGGATACTTAAGCACGGGCCAGGTAAATGGCGCACGATTCTCAAGGATCCAGAATTTAGTGGAGTATTGTGTTTGCGTTCAAATGTAGATCTCAAG GACAAGTGGAGGAACATGACTGTGATGGCAAATGGTTGGGGTTCGCGAGAGCAAGGAAGGTTGTCTGTCAAAAGGATGAAGGCCCCTAAACAGGATGGGAGTCCTGTGACTGATACGACTGCTGCTGAAAGTGATGAGGAAGCTGCTGAAGCGAGGCCAGCCGCAACTTCTAGTGGTTCTCCTCAGATACATGGTTCAAAAAGATCTATGATAAG GTTGGATAATCTTATAATGGAGGCTATAAGCAGCTTGAAGGAGCCAGGTGGTTCCAACAAGACTACAATAGCTGAATACATAGAG GACCAATACTGGGCGCCTCCAAACTTTAAAAGGCTACTGTCAGGGAAACTGAAGTACTTAACTGCAACAGGAAAACTTATCAAG aTGAAGCGTAAGTATAAAATAGTACCTACGTCGACACCATCCGACAGTAGAAGAAACCCGTCCATTACACTTTTGGACAGCAGGCAGAGGATCTTCTCCAAGATTGATCGGGATGATACGAACGTGTTTAGTACATCTCAGATAGATTTAGAGCTAGCTAAAATGAGGAACATGACACCTCAAGAGGCTGCAGCTGCTGCTGCACAAGCAGTTGCTGAAGCAGAAGCAGCCATAGCTGATGCTGAGGAGGCTGATAGGGAGGCTGAGGCTGCTGAAGCTGATGCTGAAGCTGCAGAAGCCTTTTCAGTAGCTGCAAAGAAGACACTACATGGGAGAAGTGCCCCAAGGATG ATGATACATGCTTGA
- the LOC132643759 gene encoding telomere repeat-binding factor 1-like isoform X3, with protein sequence MTVMANGWGSREQGRLSVKRMKAPKQDGSPVTDTTAAESDEEAAEARPAATSSGSPQIHGSKRSMIRLDNLIMEAISSLKEPGGSNKTTIAEYIEDQYWAPPNFKRLLSGKLKYLTATGKLIKMKRKYKIVPTSTPSDSRRNPSITLLDSRQRIFSKIDRDDTNVFSTSQIDLELAKMRNMTPQEAAAAAAQAVAEAEAAIADAEEADREAEAAEADAEAAEAFSVAAKKTLHGRSAPRMRELLHLALDSTIAPPCTGLRNWKL encoded by the exons ATGACTGTGATGGCAAATGGTTGGGGTTCGCGAGAGCAAGGAAGGTTGTCTGTCAAAAGGATGAAGGCCCCTAAACAGGATGGGAGTCCTGTGACTGATACGACTGCTGCTGAAAGTGATGAGGAAGCTGCTGAAGCGAGGCCAGCCGCAACTTCTAGTGGTTCTCCTCAGATACATGGTTCAAAAAGATCTATGATAAG GTTGGATAATCTTATAATGGAGGCTATAAGCAGCTTGAAGGAGCCAGGTGGTTCCAACAAGACTACAATAGCTGAATACATAGAG GACCAATACTGGGCGCCTCCAAACTTTAAAAGGCTACTGTCAGGGAAACTGAAGTACTTAACTGCAACAGGAAAACTTATCAAG aTGAAGCGTAAGTATAAAATAGTACCTACGTCGACACCATCCGACAGTAGAAGAAACCCGTCCATTACACTTTTGGACAGCAGGCAGAGGATCTTCTCCAAGATTGATCGGGATGATACGAACGTGTTTAGTACATCTCAGATAGATTTAGAGCTAGCTAAAATGAGGAACATGACACCTCAAGAGGCTGCAGCTGCTGCTGCACAAGCAGTTGCTGAAGCAGAAGCAGCCATAGCTGATGCTGAGGAGGCTGATAGGGAGGCTGAGGCTGCTGAAGCTGATGCTGAAGCTGCAGAAGCCTTTTCAGTAGCTGCAAAGAAGACACTACATGGGAGAAGTGCCCCAAGGATG AGAGAACTACTTCACCTAGCTCTGGATAGTACAATTGCACCACCCTGCACTGGCTTGAGGAATTGGAAGTTGTAG
- the LOC132643758 gene encoding uncharacterized protein LOC132643758 yields MLILLLMFGPRQRALPHRHSVREYSMEFDSLARYAPAVVATMADRMHRYIMGLDRYFVDSCLVLAAQPDMDIARIQAHAQGMEDRHRGHQPDRSQDRRQPKRARSSGYFEEFRSGQPQQQQQSSRHSSQPAQSTPPQFSSRRFDSPGYLGAGHSSGVSGSRVDRSSGQTRPPRPQCSYCGRYHPGECYRATGACYSCGRQGHTVRECPYKGNLGGPAQPTGLVAGSSSPSIAMRPAGQGTSTSASRGRGRGGAPSSSGPSNRIYALTSRQDPEAQPNADTGILMSFSKYKCINRFSLYYVIYFPQNAYKTL; encoded by the coding sequence atgctcatattgctcctgatgtttggcccccggcagagggctcttccacaccgccacagtgttcgagagtacagtatggagttcgactcattggcccgatatgcacctgctgtggtagctactatggctgacaggatgcacaggtatattatggggctggaccgttattttgtcgacagttgcttggtattggccgctcagcccgatatggatattgcccggattcaggcgcacgctcagggcatggaggaccggcacaggggtcatcagcccgataggagtcaggatcggagacagcccaagagggccagatcatctgggtattttgAGGAATTTCGGagtgggcagcctcagcagcagcagcagtctagcaggcattcttcccagccggcacagagcacacctccgcagttctcaagcaggagatttgatagcccagggtatttagGAGCAGGCCACAGCTCCGGGGTTTCAGGTTCGCGGGTAGACAGAagttccggtcagacgaggccacccaggcctcagtgttcttattgtgggagataccacccgggagagtgctaccgtgctacaggtgcttgttattcttgtggccgccagggccatactgtgagagagtgtccgtataagggtaatttgggaggtccagcgcagcctaccggattagTCGCTGGGTCATCGTCTCCTTCgatagccatgcgccctgcggggcaggGTACGTCGACATCAGCAagccgcggcagaggtcgtggcggggctcccagttcaagcggtccttcgaaccgcatctatgccttgactagtcgacaggacccggaggcgcAACCAAACGCGGATACAGGTATACTAATGTCTTTTTCGAAATATAAGTGTATTAACAGATTTAGCCTCTACTATGTGATATATTTTCCCCAAAAtgcttacaagaccctataa
- the LOC132643759 gene encoding telomere repeat-binding factor 1-like isoform X1, which produces MGAPKQKWTSEEEAALKAGILKHGPGKWRTILKDPEFSGVLCLRSNVDLKDKWRNMTVMANGWGSREQGRLSVKRMKAPKQDGSPVTDTTAAESDEEAAEARPAATSSGSPQIHGSKRSMIRLDNLIMEAISSLKEPGGSNKTTIAEYIEDQYWAPPNFKRLLSGKLKYLTATGKLIKMKRKYKIVPTSTPSDSRRNPSITLLDSRQRIFSKIDRDDTNVFSTSQIDLELAKMRNMTPQEAAAAAAQAVAEAEAAIADAEEADREAEAAEADAEAAEAFSVAAKKTLHGRSAPRMRELLHLALDSTIAPPCTGLRNWKL; this is translated from the exons ATGGGTGCACCTAAGCAGAAGTGGACTTCAGAAGAAGAAGCTGCTCTTAAAGCTGGGATACTTAAGCACGGGCCAGGTAAATGGCGCACGATTCTCAAGGATCCAGAATTTAGTGGAGTATTGTGTTTGCGTTCAAATGTAGATCTCAAG GACAAGTGGAGGAACATGACTGTGATGGCAAATGGTTGGGGTTCGCGAGAGCAAGGAAGGTTGTCTGTCAAAAGGATGAAGGCCCCTAAACAGGATGGGAGTCCTGTGACTGATACGACTGCTGCTGAAAGTGATGAGGAAGCTGCTGAAGCGAGGCCAGCCGCAACTTCTAGTGGTTCTCCTCAGATACATGGTTCAAAAAGATCTATGATAAG GTTGGATAATCTTATAATGGAGGCTATAAGCAGCTTGAAGGAGCCAGGTGGTTCCAACAAGACTACAATAGCTGAATACATAGAG GACCAATACTGGGCGCCTCCAAACTTTAAAAGGCTACTGTCAGGGAAACTGAAGTACTTAACTGCAACAGGAAAACTTATCAAG aTGAAGCGTAAGTATAAAATAGTACCTACGTCGACACCATCCGACAGTAGAAGAAACCCGTCCATTACACTTTTGGACAGCAGGCAGAGGATCTTCTCCAAGATTGATCGGGATGATACGAACGTGTTTAGTACATCTCAGATAGATTTAGAGCTAGCTAAAATGAGGAACATGACACCTCAAGAGGCTGCAGCTGCTGCTGCACAAGCAGTTGCTGAAGCAGAAGCAGCCATAGCTGATGCTGAGGAGGCTGATAGGGAGGCTGAGGCTGCTGAAGCTGATGCTGAAGCTGCAGAAGCCTTTTCAGTAGCTGCAAAGAAGACACTACATGGGAGAAGTGCCCCAAGGATG AGAGAACTACTTCACCTAGCTCTGGATAGTACAATTGCACCACCCTGCACTGGCTTGAGGAATTGGAAGTTGTAG